In Dehalococcoidia bacterium, a single window of DNA contains:
- a CDS encoding prolyl oligopeptidase family serine peptidase encodes MTTTDTGRIPLGELARLPSRYFPALSWQRDRLAFYWDTTGELELYVLDLASNELRQVSRGGLPRSLHTGFIWSRAGERIVYAWDKDGNEQHNLVALDVATAALTQLTDDPHCQEYPIAFSPDDTWLLVMTNKVGQLNLWRMRPDGSEYQQLTRYPFPAGGAVWSPDGERIAFVTNESPDLRNQDIYLMNADGSDQRRLLRLSESSRDFVADWSPDGQSLLIGSDVSGVTRAGLFEIETGTVRWLGEEGVEQYAGEFSEDGRSVVCLRNRDAQTEIVVYDVAGGAARELGLPPGVAGFAAFALHDSAIVFSASTPTTRPGLGLYTLGDGRLRTLLAPEYGSIDPALFVDCEYVWYPSEDGTRIPALLYQPRQIEPGAQAPAIIIVHGGPTGQYLRAFDPFPQFLADRGYVVLEPNPRGSTGYGVAFRDAARNDWGGVDLEDIAAGAAYLKALPAVDPARVGVFGGSYGGFMTLLITVKRPELFKAGAAWVGISDLPRLYASSMEHFKYYLREQMGDPEQNAELWRDRSAVNFMESLRARLLIVHGVNDPRCPIEQARVVRDRLLALGRREGEDFEYVEKGAEGHGSTDLDQKTETYRLLADFLARRL; translated from the coding sequence ATGACCACCACCGACACCGGCCGCATCCCGCTCGGGGAGCTCGCCCGGCTGCCCAGCCGTTACTTCCCGGCGCTGAGCTGGCAGCGCGATCGGCTTGCCTTCTACTGGGATACGACCGGCGAGCTGGAGCTGTATGTGCTCGATCTGGCGTCCAATGAGCTGCGCCAGGTGAGCCGCGGTGGCCTGCCACGCAGCCTGCACACCGGTTTCATCTGGAGCCGCGCCGGCGAGCGCATCGTCTACGCGTGGGACAAGGACGGCAACGAGCAGCACAACCTGGTCGCGCTCGACGTTGCGACTGCGGCGCTCACACAACTGACCGACGATCCGCACTGCCAGGAGTACCCCATCGCCTTCAGCCCCGACGATACGTGGCTGCTGGTGATGACGAACAAGGTCGGGCAGCTCAACCTCTGGCGCATGCGCCCGGACGGCAGCGAGTATCAGCAGCTCACGCGCTACCCCTTTCCCGCCGGCGGCGCGGTCTGGAGTCCGGACGGCGAACGCATCGCCTTCGTCACGAACGAGTCCCCGGATCTGCGCAACCAGGACATCTATCTGATGAACGCCGACGGCAGCGACCAGCGCCGCCTGCTGCGCCTGAGCGAAAGCTCGCGCGACTTCGTCGCCGACTGGTCGCCGGACGGACAATCGCTGCTGATCGGCTCGGATGTGAGCGGTGTCACGCGCGCCGGGCTGTTCGAGATCGAGACGGGAACGGTCCGCTGGCTGGGCGAGGAGGGCGTCGAGCAGTACGCCGGTGAGTTCTCGGAAGACGGCCGCAGCGTCGTCTGCCTGCGCAACCGCGACGCGCAGACGGAGATCGTGGTCTACGACGTGGCCGGCGGCGCCGCCCGCGAGCTGGGTCTGCCGCCCGGCGTCGCCGGCTTCGCGGCCTTCGCGCTGCACGATTCGGCGATCGTCTTCTCGGCGAGCACGCCGACAACGCGCCCCGGTCTTGGCCTGTACACGCTCGGCGATGGCCGTCTGCGCACGCTGCTGGCGCCCGAGTACGGCAGCATCGACCCGGCGCTCTTCGTCGACTGCGAGTACGTCTGGTATCCATCCGAAGACGGCACGCGCATCCCCGCGCTGCTCTACCAGCCGCGACAGATCGAGCCGGGCGCGCAGGCGCCGGCGATCATCATCGTGCACGGCGGGCCGACGGGACAGTACCTCCGTGCCTTCGATCCTTTCCCGCAGTTCCTGGCCGACCGCGGCTACGTAGTGCTGGAGCCGAACCCGCGCGGCAGCACAGGTTACGGCGTCGCCTTCCGCGACGCGGCGCGGAACGACTGGGGCGGCGTGGATCTGGAAGACATCGCCGCCGGCGCGGCGTATCTAAAGGCGCTGCCGGCGGTCGATCCCGCGCGCGTGGGCGTGTTCGGCGGCAGCTACGGCGGCTTCATGACCTTATTGATCACGGTGAAGCGGCCGGAGCTGTTCAAGGCCGGCGCGGCCTGGGTGGGGATCAGCGATCTGCCGCGGCTGTACGCGTCTTCCATGGAGCACTTCAAGTACTACCTGCGCGAGCAGATGGGCGATCCCGAGCAAAACGCCGAGCTGTGGCGCGACCGCAGCGCCGTGAACTTTATGGAGAGCCTGCGCGCCCGGCTGCTGATCGTGCACGGCGTCAACGACCCGCGCTGCCCGATCGAGCAGGCGCGCGTGGTGCGTGATCGTCTGTTGGCACTGGGCCGGCGCGAGGGTGAGGATTTCGAGTACGTGGAGAAGGGCGCCGAGGGCCACGGCAGCACGGACCTGGATCAGAAGACCGAAACGTACCGGTTGCTGGCCGACTTCCTGGCCCGGCGGCTGTGA